In one Sporocytophaga myxococcoides genomic region, the following are encoded:
- the murQ gene encoding N-acetylmuramic acid 6-phosphate etherase: MRITETSSRFNDLEKMSVGELLRNINKEDITVPIAVEKAIPQIEKLVSAIVEKMKAGGRLFYIGAGTSGRLGVLDASECPPSFGVPEDWVTGLIAGGDIALRKAVEFAEDDEQQAWIDLQTYNVTSEDVVIGIAASGTTPYVVGGVKTARDNNMITGCITCNPDSPLAKQVHFPVEVITGPEFVTGSTRMKAGTAQKLVLNMISTSVMIQLGRVKGNKMVDMQLSNEKLIERGIKMIADELKIETEKAARLLKEQGSVRKAIDWYRKHA, encoded by the coding sequence ATGCGCATCACTGAGACATCCTCAAGGTTTAACGACCTTGAAAAAATGTCTGTTGGTGAACTTCTTAGAAACATAAATAAAGAAGATATAACTGTTCCGATTGCCGTTGAAAAGGCAATCCCTCAAATTGAAAAGCTTGTCTCTGCAATCGTTGAAAAAATGAAAGCCGGAGGCAGGCTTTTTTACATAGGAGCAGGCACCAGCGGAAGACTTGGTGTTTTGGATGCATCAGAGTGCCCTCCATCTTTCGGAGTTCCGGAAGACTGGGTAACAGGACTTATTGCAGGGGGGGATATTGCTTTGCGGAAAGCAGTAGAGTTTGCCGAAGACGACGAACAACAGGCATGGATTGACCTGCAGACTTATAATGTTACTTCTGAAGATGTAGTAATAGGAATAGCTGCATCCGGAACCACACCTTATGTTGTGGGAGGCGTTAAAACTGCACGCGACAATAATATGATAACAGGATGCATTACGTGCAATCCTGATTCACCGCTTGCAAAACAAGTCCATTTTCCTGTAGAAGTAATTACAGGCCCTGAATTTGTTACCGGAAGCACCAGAATGAAAGCGGGAACCGCGCAAAAACTTGTTCTTAACATGATCAGCACATCAGTAATGATCCAGCTCGGAAGAGTTAAAGGAAACAAAATGGTGGATATGCAGCTTAGTAATGAAAAACTCATCGAAAGAGGAATTAAAATGATCGCTGATGAGTTAAAGATTGAAACAGAAAAAGCTGCACGCCTACTGAAAGAGCAGGGAAGCGTGAGAAAAGCGATAGACTGGTACAGGAAACATGCATGA